One segment of Meleagris gallopavo isolate NT-WF06-2002-E0010 breed Aviagen turkey brand Nicholas breeding stock chromosome 8, Turkey_5.1, whole genome shotgun sequence DNA contains the following:
- the NKX6-2 gene encoding homeobox protein Nkx-6.2: protein MKRTRNQENCSSRSFGPDEADCRSTTDSGGLKLPQQANNSSASRRGAGRAERSSRGQVWFQNRRTKWRKRHAAEMASAKKKHDSETEKLKESSDNEDDDEYNKPLDPNSDDEKITRLLKKHKSTNLALVSPCSTSSDTL, encoded by the exons ATGAAGCGAACACGAAACCAGGAAAACTGTTCAAGCAGAAGTTTTGGCCCCGATGAAGCTGACTGTAGAAGTACCACTGACTCAGGAGGACTAAAGCTTCCACAGCAGGCCAACAACAGTAGTGCATCA AGGCGCGGGGCCGGCCGAGCTGAGCGCTCCTCTCGGGGCCAGGTGTGGTTCCAGAACAGACGGACCAAGTGGCGGAAGCGGCACGCGGCAGAGATGGCCTCGGCGAAGAAGAAGCACGACTCCGAGACGGAGAAGCTGAAGGAGAGCTCGGACAATGAGGACGATGACGAATACAACAAACCCCTGGACCCCAACTCAGACGATGAGAAAATCACGAGGCTATTGAAAAAGCACAAATCCACGAACCTCGCCCTCGTCAGCCCCTGCAGCACCAGCTCGGACACGTTGTGA